The following coding sequences lie in one Lolium perenne isolate Kyuss_39 chromosome 2, Kyuss_2.0, whole genome shotgun sequence genomic window:
- the LOC127335862 gene encoding protein TRIGALACTOSYLDIACYLGLYCEROL 1, chloroplastic has protein sequence MSSTAAFLLRPTSATTNPLVQLSTANSSPKSHFLRLHSPRRRLPLPRLSLTPPAAATAGSAPSPSPPSPSPPPPPPLFSNWSPPRAIWRGLSALLLAGQVFHRVLTGRIHRRNLLAQLRRVGPGSAGVSLLTAAFVGMAFTIQFVREFTRLGLHRSVGGVLALALARELTPVVTAVVAAGRVGSAFAAELGTMQVSEQTDTLRVLGAQPIDYLVVPRVLACVLALPVLTLISFALGLASSAFLADAVFGVSTSIILESARKALRPWDLISSLIKSQVFGAIIAVVSCAWGVTTHGGAKGVGESTTSAVVISLVGIFVADFALSCLFFQGGAGDSLKHAMG, from the coding sequence ATGTCGTCCACCGCCGCGTTCCTCCTCCGCCCCACCTCCGCCACGACTAACCCTCTCGTCCAGCTTTCCACCGCCAACTCCAGCCCCAAATCCCACTTCCTCCGCCTCcactcgccgcgccgccgcctgccCCTTCCCCGTCTCTCCCTCACGCCCCCCGCCGCTGCCACCGCCGGTTCCGCCCCCTCGCCATCCCCTCCGTCTCCGTCCCCCCCACCTCCACCCCCTCTCTTCTCCAACTGGTCCCCGCCGCGCGCGATCTGGCGGGGGCTCTCCGCGCTGCTCCTCGCGGGGCAGGTCTTCCACCGCGTCCTCACGGGCCGCATCCACCGCCGCAACCTCCTGGCGCAGCTCCGGCGCGTGGGGCCCGGGAGCGCGGGGGTGTCGCTCCTGACCGCCGCCTTCGTCGGCATGGCCTTCACCATCCAGTTCGTGCGCGAGTTCACCCGCCTCGGCCTCCACCGCTCCGTCGGCGGCGTcctcgccctggcgctcgcccgcGAGCTCACGcccgtcgtcaccgccgtcgtcgccgcgggGCGAGTCGGGTCGGCCTTCGCGGCCGAGCTCGGCACCATGCAGGTGTCCGAGCAGACCGACACCCTGCGCGTCCTCGGCGCGCAGCCCATCGACTACCTCGTCGTGCCCCGCGTCCTCGCATGCGTGCTCGCGCTCCCCGTCCTCACCCTCATCAGCTTCGCCCTCGGGCTCGCCTCCTCGGCGTTCCTGGCCGACGCCGTCTTCGGCGTCAGCACCAGCATCATCCTGGAGTCGGCTCGCAAGGCGCTAAGGCCGTGGGACTTGATCAGCTCCCTGATTAAATCCCAGGTGTTCGGGGCCATTATCGCGGTGGTCAGCTGCGCATGGGGCGTCACCACCCATGGGGGCGCAAAGGGCGTCGGCGAGTCCACAACATCCGCAGTGGTCATTTCTTTGGTCGGAATTTTCGTTGCGGACTTcgctctctcctgcctcttcttccAGGGTGGTGCTGGTGATTCGCTCAAGCATGCCATGGGTTAA
- the LOC127335863 gene encoding acyl-acyl carrier protein thioesterase TE3, chloroplastic yields the protein MYHQIWRLVPNAHSPLPPIRAGAARTSWPAARPAALHRPTLGAAAARGVCRTLAVSAQSASLEAGLREGKFFEVEMKVRDYELDQYGVVNNAIYGSYCQHGRHELLESVGLSADAVARSGESLALSEMHLKYFAPLRSGDKFVVKVRLASIKGIRMIFEHCIEKLPNRELIVEATATAVCLNKDYRPTRISPEFLSRLQGSSSKGSNG from the exons ATGTACCACCAGATTTGGCGCCTCGTCCCCAACGCCCACTCGCCGCTCCCGCCGATCCGCGCCGGAGCAGCAAGGACCAGCTGGCCGGCCGCACGCCCTGCAGCGCTGCACCGGCCGACGCTCGGCGCCGCCGCTGCACGAGGCGTATGCCGCACCCTCGCCGTCTCCGCCCAGTCCGCCAGCCTCGAAGCCGGTCTGAG GGAGGGTAAGTTTTTCGAAGTGGAGATGAAGGTGCGCGACTATGAACTCGACCAGTATGGAGTTGTCAACAATGCCATATACGGTAGCTACTGCCAACATG GTCGTCATGAGCTACTTGAGAGCGTAGGACTAAGTGCAGATGCAGTAGCACGCAGCGGTGAGTCGCTGGCCCTCTCTGAGATGCACCTCAAGTACTTCGCGCCTTTGAGA AGTGGTGATAAATTTGTGGTCAAGGTGAGGCTTGCAAGCATCAAAGGTATACGCATGATATTCGAGCACTGCATTGAGAAGCTGCCTAACCGTGAG TTGATTGTGGAAGCAACGGCAACAGCTGTTTGTCTCAACAAGGACTACCGACCTACCCGTATATCTCCGGAGTTCCTGTCCAGGCTACAGGGCTCTTCTTCCAAGGGCAGCAATGGTTAA